A single genomic interval of Daucus carota subsp. sativus chromosome 1, DH1 v3.0, whole genome shotgun sequence harbors:
- the LOC108213017 gene encoding uncharacterized protein LOC108213017, with the protein MGACATKPKADATDVPAPLPEKDEVEKKELTVVGSVIETKEFVDADKSRSLSNLFKQSEEVKGSTGTHSTPTEMVKEEACEAEEGTDVSETKTIEVIKSEISAETTITPTVVPVFEAEKAIEVEAATDKFEISLEKTAMPIADAPALVKPEESIEVETAKEETETLEEKTSTLTSHVPVDDGAEKDIDAALATENQETLAIEDKKIDEHDKGIETPISESVVEVDSSKTEFVEDGTSSPVVYAHVEADTKIEAAANETQIAEAVEEKKIEEHEEVEETLNPESPKNTGEESKEATELEKPAILPEKENQDSKIEEEIAVTENQKPPEETTTETEVAAEIVKP; encoded by the exons ATGGGGGCCTGTGCAACCAAACCAAAGGCAGATGCTACCGATGTTCCCGCACCCCTACCGGAGAAAGATGAGGTTGAGAAGAAGGAACTCACTGTTGTTGGCTCAGTTATCGAGACCAAGGAGTTTGTTGATGCTGACAAGTCAAGGTCTCTCAGTAATCTTTTCAAACAG AGTGAAGAAGTGAAAGGCTCGACTGGAACTCACTCAACACCGACAGAAATGGTGAAAGAGGAGGCATgtgaagctgaagaaggcacAGATGTTTCTGAAACTAAGACAATTGAAGTTATAAAATCTGAAATATCAGCAGAAACAACTATAACACCAActgttgttcctgtttttgaAGCAGAAAAAGCAATTGAAGTAGAAGCAGCTAccgataaatttgaaatttcattAGAGAAAACAGCAATGCCAATTGCCGATGCTCCTGCTTTGGTGAAACCGGAAGAATCAATAGAAGTCGAAACAGCTAAAGAAGAGACTGAAACTTTGGAAGAAAAAACATCAACACTCACTAGTCATGTTCCTGTCGACGATGGAGCCGAGAAAGATATTGACGCAGCATTAGCCACTGAGAACCAAGAAACACTTGCAATTGAAGATAAAAAGATTGATGAACATGACAAAGGCATAGAAACTCCAATATCAGAATCAGTTGTAGAGGTTGATAGCAGTAAAACTGAGTTTGTTGAAGACGGAACATCTTCCCCAGTTGTGTATGCTCATGTTGAAGCAGACACTAAGATTGAGGCAGCCGCTAATGAAACCCAAATAGCAGAGGCAGtcgaggaaaaaaaaattgaggaaCATGAGGAAGTCGAAGAAACACTGAACCCTGAATCACCTAAGAACACTGGAGAAGAAAGCAAGGAAGCTACAGAACTTGAAAAACCAGCAATATTACCTGAAAAGGAGAACCAAGATTCTAAAATAGAAGAAGAAATAGCAGTCACTGAAAACCAGAAGCCTCCAGAGGAGACAACAACAGAAACTGAAGTAGCTGCTGAGATTGTCAAACCATGA